The following are encoded in a window of Arachis duranensis cultivar V14167 unplaced genomic scaffold, aradu.V14167.gnm2.J7QH unplaced_Scaffold_165934, whole genome shotgun sequence genomic DNA:
- the LOC107477779 gene encoding protein NUCLEAR FUSION DEFECTIVE 4-like: MKGGSEIMLGNSRKWIIVVVTIWLQAFTGTNFDFSQYSSAMKSALNISQMQLNYLATANDMGKLFGWSSGFALMYFPLPAVMFIAAAMGFVSYGLQWLLLQGFIHLPYFLVFVVSVLGGVSICWFNTVCFVLCIRSFPVKRALALSLTVSFNGVSGALYTLAANSIDPSSPTLYLLLNALLPLLVSFAAAFFAPIMPHSPAHHDHSNSNSRDSIMFLVLNLLATLTGLYLLLFASHASAGDVASNRLFLGGAIFLLLLPLFVAYASSWSRPAVHDDDLELHKELIISCKRMLEEEQCGSAVLGRLDFWLYYVTYICGGTIGLVYSNNLGQIAESVGTSCEISTLVMVYASFSFFGRLLSALPDYIGSKLYFARTGWLCIALIPTPVAFTFMALSQTPLALPIGTALIGFSSGFIFAAAVSVTSELFGPNSVAVNHNLLITNIPIGSLVYGFLSALLYDANTNSGVCIGRQCYFWTFVCWACTAVLGLLSSLLLFFRTKHAYQLHDGFLRG; the protein is encoded by the exons ATGAAAGGAGGCAGTGAGATTATGTTGGGAAATTCTCGCAAGTGGATAATTGTGGTGGTCACCATATGGCTGCAGGCCTTCACCGGCACCAACTTCGATTTCTCGCAGTACTCCTCCGCCATGAAATCCGCCCTCAACATATCGCAGATGCAGCTCAACTACCTAGCCACCGCCAACGACATGGGCAAGCTCTTTGGCTGGTCCTCCGGCTTCGCCCTCATGTACTTCCCTCTTCCTGCCGTCATGTTCATCGCCGCCGCCATGGGCTTTGTCAGCTACGGCCTCCAGTGGCTCCTTCTCCAAGGCTTCATCCACCTCCCTTATTTTCTG GTGTTCGTTGTGAGTGTGTTAGGAGGGGTGAGCATATGTTGGTTCAACACAGTGTGCTTTGTTCTGTGCATAAGGAGCTTCCCGGTGAAGAGAGCACTGGCACTGTCCCTCACTGTAAGCTTCAATGGTGTGAGCGGGGCACTCTACACGCTGGCCGCCAATTCAATAGACCCTTCATCTCCTACTCTCTATCTGCTTCTCAATGCCCTTCTTCCCCTTCTCGTCTCCTTCGCCGCCGCCTTCTTCGCCCCAATTATGCCCCACTCTCCTGCTCATCATGATCACTCTAACAGTAACAGTCGCGACTCCATCATGTTCCTGGTACTCAACTTGCTGGCCACTCTCACTGGCCTCTACCTCCTCCTATTTGCCTCCCATGCATCCGCGGGGGATGTGGCATCCAACAGGCTCTTCTTGGGGGGCGCcattttccttcttctcttgcCCTTATTCGTTGCTTATGCCAGCTCGTGGTCTCGTCCAGCAGTTCATGATGACGACCTCGAGCTGCATAAGGAACTCATCATTAGCTGCAAGAGGATGCTGGAAGAAGAGCAGTGTGGCAGCGCCGTTCTTGGAAGGCTGGATTTCTGGCTCTACTACGTTACCTACATTTGCGGAGGAACTATTGGGCTTGTGTATAGCAATAACCTGGGACAGATTGCGGAGTCAGTGGGCACGAGTTGTGAGATTTCTACACTTGTGATGGTGTATGCCTCCTTTTCCTTCTTCGGTCGCTTGCTTTCGGCTCTACCCGACTATATTGGTAGCAAATTGTACTTTGCAAGGACTGGTTGGCTATGCATTGCACTAATACCCACCCcggttgcattcacattcatggCGCTATCACAAACTCCCCTCGCACTCCCCATAGGCACGGCGTTGATAGGCTTCAGTTCCGGATTCATATTCGCTGCTGCCGTCTCTGTCACGTCGGAACTCTTTGGTCCCAACAGTGTTGCCGTCAATCACAACCTTCTCATAACAAACATCCCAATTGGATCCCTGGTCTACGGCTTCCTGTCCGCCTTACTCTACGACGCCAACACAAATTCCGGCGTGTGCATTGGCAGGCAGTGCTACTTCTGGACTTTTGTGTGCTGGGCTTGCACGGCTGTCCTCGGActgctttctagtctcctccTGTTCTTCAGAACCAAACATGCATACCAATTACATGATGGTTTTTTAAGAGGATGA